The Streptomyces nigra genome includes the window CTCCACCAGCACGGCCAGGATGAGGCCGAAGCCGGTGAGCAGGGCCGGGGCCACCACGACCCAGATGGTGGTGTTGCGGATGGCCTTGAGGGTGGCCGGGTCCCGGAACATCTCGCTGTAGTTGTCGCCGCCGACGAAGCGGGTGCCGGAGGCGTCGAAGAAGCTCCGGCCGACGGAGAACAGCACCGGGTAGACGACCAGGGCGCCCAGCAGGAGCAGCGCGGGCAGGACGAAGAGTACGGCGATGACGCGGGCGCGCCGCCGCGAGCGCCGGGCGCGGGTCGCGCCGGGGCTCGCGGCGGGCGGCCGGGGCCCCGCCTCGTTGACGAGGGTCGCGGTCATGACGGATCAGCCCTGGCCCTCGTAGGCCTTGGCCGCCGCGGCCTCCAGCTTGGCGGCGGTGCCCTTCGGGTCGGACGGGTCGCGCAGGAAGTCCTGCAGAAGCTTCCACTCGCCGGCGCCCTTGGTGCCGCCGAAGGCCGCCGGGGCCTGGTCGGACATGTCGAAGCGGACCGAGTCACCGGCGGCGACCAGCGACTTGGCGGTCTCACGGGTGACGTCGTCGCCGTAGGAGGCGAGATCGACGTTCTTGTTCGGGGACAGGAAGCCGCCGGCCTCGGCCCACACGGCGGCGGCCTCGGGGGTGGCCAGGTACTCCAGAAGGGCCATGCCGGCCTTCTGGCTCTTGCCGTCCTTCAGGACGACGGCCGCGTCACCGCCGCTGACGACGGGCGGCTTGCCGCCGCCGACCGCCGGGAACGGGAAGAAGTTCGCGTCCTCGCCGATCTTCCGGCCGAACTGGTCCTTGGCGACGCCCGCGACGAAGTCGCCCTCGTAGACCATGCCGGCCTCGGGCTTCGGGCCGAACACCTTCTCCACGGAGCCAGGGAAGTCGGTGTTCAGGGCGCCCTTCTGGCCGCCCGCGATCAGCTGCTTGTCCTTGAACAGCTCGCCGAGCGTGGTCAGCGCCTTCACGACCGAGGCGTCGGTCCACTTCAGCTGGTGCGTGGCGAGGGCGTCGTACTTCTCGGGGCCGGCCTGGGAGAGGTAGACGTTCTCGAACCAGTCGGTCAGCGTCCAGCCGTCCTGCCCCGCGACGGAGAACGCGGCGAGCCCGGAGTCGGAGACGGTCCGACCGGCCTTCAGCAGGTCGTCGTACGAGGTCGGCGGCTCGACGCCGGCCTGGGCGAGGGCGTCGGGGCTGTACCAGACCGTCGACTTGTGGGCGGCCTTGAAGTAGAGGCCGTACAGGGTGTCGTCGACGCTGCCGTAGTTCTTCCAGACGGGCGCGAAGTTGGCGTCCACGGACTTCTGGGCGGTGGCCGACAGCGGCTTCAGCCAGCCCTTCTGCGCGAACTGCTTCAGGACGCCGACCTGCGGGACCATCACGACGTCGGGGGCGTTGCCGCCCTCGATCTTGCTGCCGACGACGGTGGAGACGTTGTCGCCGGTGGAGACGAACGTCGTCTTGGCGCCGGTCTTCTCGCTGAAGGCGTCCAGCACCTTCTGGAAGTTCTTCTGCTCGGTGCCGGTCCAGACTCCGGCCACGGTGACCGTCTGTCCGTCGAGTGCCTTGTCGCCGCCGCCGGCCGAGACGGGGTCGCCGCCACAGGCGGTCGCGCCGAGCGCCAGGACGAGGGCGGTACAGCCGGTGAGCAGGGTGGTACGGCGTCGCATCATCATCGATGTCCCTTCGGGGAATGGGAAGAACGGCCGGAGGTTCCGGAGTTTCGGGAGGTGCGGGGGGTCAGGGGGCGGCGGGTGACTCGGTCCCGTCGCTGATCCACCAGGCGGCGGTGGAGCCGGGCAGCACCCCGGACGGGCAGGGCCCGCTCGACAGCAGCGGGGTGCCGGAGACCGGCGCGGAGGTGGCGGCCGTGCCGAAGTTGACGGCGCAGACCAGGCCGTCGCCGCGGGCGAAGGCCAGGACACCGGGCGGGCTGTCCAGCCAGCGCAGCGTCCCCTCGCCCAACTGGGGCAGCGCGGAACGCAGTTGCAGACCGTCGCGGTACAGGTGCCAGAAGGAGCGGGTGTCGGCCAGCGCCCGGTCGGTGGCGTACTCGGCGAAGTACTCGGGCTGGGGCAGCCAGGGCTTGGCGCTCTCCTCACCGGAGGTGAAGCCGAACGGTGACGCCTGTCCCGACCAGGGCAGCGGCACCCGGCAGCCGTCACGGATCCGGGCGCGGCTTCCGGTGCGCCGGAAGATCGGGTCGGTCAGGACGTCGTCGGGCAGGTCGACGACCTCGGGCAGGCCAAGCTCCTCGCCCTGGTAGATGTACGCGGCACCGGGCAGCGCCAGCATCAGCAGCGCGGCGGCGCGGGCACGGGCGGCGCCGACGCCGCTGCCCTCGGTGGCGGGTTCGCCGTACCGGGTGACGGTGCGGACCTGGTCGTGGTTGTTGAGCACCCAGGTGACCGTGGAGCCGGTGCCGGCGATGTCCTGCATGGCCTCGGAGATGACCTTGCGGAAGGCGTCGGCGTCCCAGGGGGCGCCGAGCAGGTCGAAGAAGAACGCCTGGTGGAGTTCGTCGGAGCGGACGTACAGGGCGTGTTCGCGGGCGGTGGGCACGGACACCTCGCCGACGAGGAGCCGGTCGCGGCCGTCCCGGGCGGTGTACTCCTCGCATATGGAGCGCCAGGAGCGCCACACCGCGTGCACCTCGGGCTGGTTCCAGGCGAGCGGGTTGACCGAGTCGCGGGTGCGGGCGTCCGCCTCCGGGTCGTCGGAGTCGGGCAGTTCCGGGTGCTTGAAGAGGCCGGCGGCGACGTCGATGCGGAAGCCGTCGACGCCCCGGTCGAGCCAGAACCGCAGGACCCGGTCGAACTCGGCGCCGACCTGGGGGTTGCGCCAGTTCCAGTCGGGCTGCTCGGGGGTGAACATGTGCAGGTACCACTGGCCGGGCCGCCCGTCCGCCTCGGTGACCCGGCTCCACGCGGGACCGCCGAACATGGCGTGCCAGTTGTTGGGCGGCTCGCTGCCGTCGGCGCCGCGGCCGTCGGCGAAGTGGAAGCGGGCGCGGGCCGCGCTGCCGGGTCCGGCCTCCAGCGCCTCCTGGAACCACCGGTGCTCGCTGGAGCAGTGGTTGGGGACGATGTCGAGCAGCACCTTGACGCCGAGCCGGCGGGCCGCCGTGACCAGCAGGTCGAATTCGGCGAGGTCCCCGAAGAGCGGGTCGACGTCGCAGTAGTCGGCGACGTCGTAGCCGTGGTCGTGCTGCGGCGAGGGGTAGAAGGGGCTCAGCCAGATCCCGTCGACCCCGAGCTTCTTGAGATACGGCAGCCCCGCGCGGACCCCGGCGAGGTCGCCCACACCGTCGCCGGTGCTGTCGAGGAAGCTGCGGACGTAGACCTGGTAGATCACCGCGTCGCGCCACCAGTGGTACTTACTCAGCATGCATGCATGTTAGGTATCTGTTTCAGAGGGGTGTCAATGAAATGGCGCAAGCTACCGAACAGTTGGCACGGCAAATCCGGGCATACCCGTACGGGATTCAGGAGGATGAGATGTCGCCGTTACCTAACATGTATGTAGGTGAGGGGTACCGAAACAGCTCAGCGCGCGATGGCGTCGAGCTCGCGCGCCAGCCGGCGCACCGCGGCCTCGGGCGTGTCGCGCCCGGCCATGGCGTCCCGCACGACCGCCTGCACGACGAGGCTCACCTGGCCGTAGCGCGGGCTCTTGGGGCGCGGGGCGGCCGTCCGCACGCTCTCGCGCAGCGTCGGCAGATACGGGAACCTCCGGACCAGCTCCGGGTCCTCGTACAGGTCGGCCCGTACGGGCGGCAGGGCGCCGCGTGTGAGCACCTGGCGCTGGACGTGCTCGCTGGTCAGATAGGCGAGCAGCCGGGCCGCCGAGTCCGGGTGCCGGGCATGGGTGCTGACGGCGAGGTTGGAGCCGCCCAGCACGCTCGTGCCGGGTCCGTCGGGCCCGGGCAGTGGTACGGCGCCGATCTTCCCGGCGACCGGTGAGCCCTCGGCCGACGCGACGGCGTAGGCGTACGGCCAGTTGCGGAGAAACAGCAGGCGCCCGTCCTGGAAGGCCTGCTTGGACTCCTCCTCCTTGTAGGTGAGCGCCTTCCTGGGGATCCAGCCCTCGCGCACCCCGCGGGCGAGGAAGTCGATGCCGTCGCGGGCCGCCTCGGAGTTGACGGTGACGCGCTCGCCCTCGTCGCCGAGGATGGAGCCGCCCGCCGAGTACACGGCCTCGGCGGCGTTGACGGTGAGGCCCTCGTAGGGGAGGAACTGGCCCGCGTACCCGTCGAGTCCGTGCTTGGGCGCGATGGTCCGCGCCGCCCGCTCCAGCTCGGCCCAGGTGCGCGGCGGGTCGACGCCCTCGTCGGCGAGAACGTCCTTGCGGTACAGCAGCAGGCCGGCGTTGGTGACGTACGGGACCGCGTACAGCCGTCCGTCGTAGGTGGCCGTGCCGACGACCGGCTTCAGGAAGGTGTCCAGCGGGAAGCGGTCGCGCTCCAGGGGGCGTATCCAGCCCTGGGCGGCGAACTCCGAGGTCCAGCTGACGTCGATGTTGAGGATGTCGAAGCGGCTGCGGTCGCCGTCACGCAGGTCGGTGGTCATCTGCGCGTGGGTCTCGTCGGCGGAGTCGGGCAGCTCGACGAGGGTGACCCGCTCGTCGGGATGCGTACGGTTCCAGCCCTCCAGGACGGAGCCGAGGTACCCGGTGAGGTCGCCCGCGGTGGCCAGGGTCATCGGCCCGCGGCCGGCCCCGGGACCCTCGTCGGCGTGGGCTCCGGAGGCGATGTAGCCGGTCAGGATCACGACGAGGACGAGAAGGCCCCTACCGGCGGCGTGGATCCACCGCATAGGTTCCTCCCTGTACACCTGGCACCGGGCGTCGTCGCCCGGGGACAGAGGCCATGTATACCCGTTAGGTATGCGCGATACTAGGGTTCGCGGCACATTGGCTCGGGATCGGGAGGAGAGCACGAGTGCGGCTGCCCCTCCTGGCCCTGCTGGCGCGCGGCCCGGCGCACGGATACGAGCTGAAGCAGGACCTTGAGCTGATGCTGGGCTCCGCGTACCCTCAGCCGAACGTCGGCCAGATCTACGTCACCCTCGGCCGTCTCGAGAAGTCGGGACTCATAGAGGGCGAGGACGTCGAGCAGTCGGGCCGGCCCAACAAGAAGGTCTACCACCTCACCGACGCCGGGCGTGAGGCGCTGCGCGCCTGGTTCGAGGAGACCGAGGACGAACCTCGGGTGCGGGACGAGTTCTTCATGAAACTGGCCCTGGCCCCGCAGACCGGCCTCACCGACCAGATCGCCCTCATCAACCGACAGCGGCGCCAGTACCTGAACACCATGCGTCATCTGTCGAAGCTGGCCGCCGCCGAGAACCGGGACAACCGCATCGCGCATCTGCTCATCGAGGGCGCGATGCTGCACCTGCAGGCCGACCTCGACTGGCTGGAACGGTGCCAGGAGGAGCTGGAGGAGCTGGAGGAGCTGGAGTGAGCGACGACCCCACTCCTGTGCTGCGCGCCGAGGGCCTGGTCAAGACGCATCACGGCGAGGGCGCCCCGGCCCATGCCGTGCGGGGTGTCGACCTCTCCGTCCGGCGCGGCGAGTTCGTCGCCGTCACCGGCCCGTCCGGTGCCGGCAAGTCGACCCTGCTGCATCTGCTCGGCGGTCTGCAGCGCCCGGACAGCGGCAGCATCTGGCTCGACGGCGAGTGCGCGGACGGCTGGCGCGAGGCCCGCTGGGCGGTCGAGCGCAGGAAGCGCATCGGCATCGTGTTCCAGTTCTTCAACCTGGTCTCCGACCTGTCCGTCGCCGACAACGTCGAGCTGCCCGCCCTGCTGGCCGGCGTCCCGCCGAAGCGGGCCCGCGCCGAGCGGGTGGAGCTGCTGGCGGAGCTGGGTCTCGTGGGCAAGGAGCGCAGCATGCCGGGCGAGCTGTCCGGCGGTGAGCAGCAGCGGGTGGCGCTCGCCCGGGCCCTGGTCAACCGTCCGCCGCTGCTGCTGGCCGACGAACCCGCGGGCAGCCTGGACAGCAAGGGCACCCGTGAGGTGATGCGGCTGCTGACCCGCTTCCACCAGCGCGGGCAGACCATCGTGCTGGTCACCCACGACGCCCGGCTCGCGAGCGCCGCGGACCGCGTGATCAGCTTCTTCGACGGCCGGATAGCCGACGACGCGACGCTCGACGGCGGCGCCCCGCCCCGCCGGACCGGTGCGTCCGGTGTGCTGGAGCTCAGGGACTGACATGCCGGAGTACGACCGCCGCCCCGTGTCCGGGCCGAGGGGCTGAGGCCATGCGAGCCACCCTGCGCTGGGCGCACTCCGATCTGCGCACGCACCGCGGCGAGGCGCTGTTCCTGGTGCTCGCCACGGCCGGGATCGTGGTCTCGCTGCTGCTGGCCACCGCCCTCTTCGGATACGCCACCAACCCCTGGCAGCGGGTCTTCACCCAGGCGCGCGGCGCGCATGTGTGGCTGCACACCGCGCCCTCCGCCGACACCGGGAAGCTGACCGGCCTCGACGGCGTCGAGTCCGTCACCGGCCCCTACCCCACCGCCTCCGCCACCCTGGCCTCGCGCGGCACCCGCGCCGCCGTCGAACTGCGCGGCACCCCCGAGGAGCCGTCCGTCGGCCGACCCCTGCTGACCTCCGGGCACTGGCTCGACCCGGCCGACCCCGACGGTGTGGTCCTGGAGAGCCGCCTGGCCCGGGCCCTGCTCGCCGCGCCCGGCGACACCCTCACCCTGCCCGGCACGGACCGCACGGTCACCGTGCTCGGTGTGGCGGACAGCGCGGAGAAGCGCTACCGGCCCGGTGAGCAGCCCGGACTGGTGTGGGCGCAGCCGTCCGCGGTGGGCGAGCCGAGGGGGCGGGTGGTCGCGCTGCGTCTGACCGATCCCGAGGACACCGACTACGCCGTCCAGCGCGCCGTGACGGTGCTGGGTTCCGGCGCGGTCAGCGAGGTCTCCACCTGGAAGCAGGCCCGGGCCGAGGCCCAGGGCGACAACCGGCTGCTCGGGCAGGTGCTGGGGCTGTTCGGGCTGGGCGCCCTGGTGGCGGCGGGGCTGGCCGTGCACGGGGCGATCGGCACCCGGATCCGCGGGCATCTGCGGGACATCTCGGTGCTGAAGGCGATCGGGTTCACCCCGGGCCAGGTCGTCCGGGTCTTCCTGATCCAGCATCTCGCGTACGCGCTCCTGGGCGCGCTGGCCGCCGCGGCCGTGGTCCAGGGCCTGGGCAGCCGGATACCGGGCCGGCTCGGGGACGCCGTCGGGGTGTGGCACGGGCTGCCCGGGCACACGGTGGCGCTGCTCGTGGTGCCGGTGGCGGTGGTGCTGTTCATCGGCGCGACCACGGGGCTGGCCGCGTGGCGGGCGGGGCGGGTGCCTCCGGTACCGGTGCCGCGGCGGGCGGCCTCCCCCAGCGGACGTCTGTCCGGTGCGGCCCGGAGCGCGCTGGGGCTACGGCTGCCGCCGGCGCTGGTGCTGGGCTGGCACCGGGCGTTCAGCAGACGGCTGCGGTCGCCGGCCACGGTCGCGCGGCTGGCGCTGCCGCTGCTGCTGATCGTGGTCGCGATGAGCGCCTGGACGACCATCGACCGCTTCGACGGCCGGCCTGAGCAGGTCGGCCTGCCCACCTCGCTCACCGTGCACGCCGACTCCGGCCTGACCGACCGGGCCGCCCGGACCGTCCTCGAGGACGACCCGCAGGTCGCGGCCGCCTATCCGGGGGTCGAGGTGGCGGCGCTGGTCCCGGGGCAGACGGCGACGATCGCGCTGCGCGGGCTCGGCACCCGGCAGGACCCCTACCCGTACTCCCTGGCCGAGGGCCGTGCCGCGACGGGCCGCGACGAGGCGGTGGCCGGCCAGGGTCTGCTGGCCCTGCTGGACGCACGGGTCGGCGACTGGGTCCGGATCACCGTGGGCGACCAGCCGCAGGTCCTGCACATCGTGGGCCGCAGCATCGAACCGGAGAACGCGGGCCGCGTCATCTCCACCTCCCTCGACACCCTCCGCGAGAACGACCCCGGGCTCGGCCCCACGCTCTACGAGCTGCGGCTGCGTCCCGGCGCCGACCCGGAGGCGGTCACCGACCGGCTGACGGCCGCCGGGAGGGGCCACCTCGACGTGCACGCCGTGCCCAACCCGGCCGACGGGCTCTCTCCGCTGCGCGGGGTGATCGTCGGGCTGATCGTCGTCCTGGCCCTCATCGGGCTGATCGAACTGCTGACGGCGATCGGCGGGACGGTTCGCGAGGGCGAGCGCGATCTGCTGGCCCTGAAGGCCATCGGTCTGTCGCCACGGCAGATCACGGCGATCACCGTCGTGTCGACCGGCTGCACCGCGCTCGTCGCCGCGATCCTCGCCACGGTGGTCGGCGTGCCGCTCGCGCACTGGCTCATCGACGCGCAGGGGGCGTCCAGCGGGATCGGCTCCGGCATCGCCGCGGGGCCGTCGGCCTGGCTTCTGCTGCTGCTCGGCGCGGCTGCGGTGGCGGGAGCGACCGCGCTGGCCGCGCTCCCGGCGTCCCGGGCGGCCCGCCGCCGCCTCGCGGACACGCTGAGCGCGGCGGCCTGACGGGCCTTCGGGCGCCGTCGGCCCGCCGAGCCGTCGTGGGCGGGAGGGGCCGACGGACGGCCGAGCGCCGCCGCCCCACTCCCGCATCCGCCGTCACGCCCGGCCGCGCAGCTCCCGGTAGCGGGCGACGAGCGCCTTCGTCGACGCGTCGAGACCCGGCACCTCGGCGCCCTCGGTCAGCGCGGGCTCGACGCGCTTGGCGAGGACCTTGCCGAGCTCGACGCCCCACTGGTCGAAGGAGTCGATGTTCCACACGGCGCCCTGCACGAACACCTTGTGCTCGTACAGCGCGATCAGCTGGCCGAGCACGGACGGCGTCAGCTCGCGCGCGAGGATCGTCGTCGTCGGGTGGTCGCCCTTGAACGTCTTGTGCGGCACCAGTTCCTCGGGCACACCCTCGGCCCGCACCTCGTCCGGTGTCTTGCCGAACGCCAGCGCCTGCGTCTGGGCGAAGAAGTTCGCCATCAGCAGGTCGTGCTGCGCCTTGAGACGGTCGCTCAACTCAACGACAGGCTCGGCGAAGCCGATGAAGTCCGCCGGGATCAGCTTGGTGCCCTGGTGGATCAACTGGTAGTAGGCGTGCTGCCCGTTGGTGCCGGGCGTCCCCCACACCACCGGCCCCGTCTGCCAGTCGACCTCGCGTCCGTCCCGCCCGACGGACTTGCCGTTGGACTCCATGTCCAACTGCTGGAGATAGGCGGTGAACTTGGACAGATAGTGGCTGTACGGCAGGACCGCGTGGGACTGGGCGTCGTGGAAGTTGCCGTACCAGATGCCCAGCAGACCGAGCAGGAGCGGGGCGTTGGACTCGGCGGGCGCGGTGCGGAAGTGCTCGTCGACGAGCCGGAAGCCGTCGAGCATCTCCCGGAAGCGGTCCGGGCCGATGGCGATCATCAGCGAGAGCCCGATCGCCGAGTCGTACGAGTAGCGTCCGCCGACCCAGTCCCAGAACTCGAACATGTTGGCGGTGTCGATGCCGAAGTCGGCGACCTTCCCGGCGTTCGTCGACAGGGCGACGAAGTGCCGGGCGACCGCTTCCGGGCCGGCCTTCAGCTCGGCGAGCAGCCACTCACGGGCGGACGTGGCGTTGGTGATGGTCTCGATGGTGGTGAAGGTCTTGGACGCGATGATGAACAGCGTCTCGGCCGCGTCCAGGTCGCGGGTGGCCTCGTGCAGGTCGGCGCCGTCGACGTTGGAGACGAACCGCACGGTGAGGTCCCGGTCGGTGAAGGCGCGCAGCGCCTCGTACGCCATCGCCGGGCCCAGGTCGGAGCCGCCGATACCGATGTTGACGACGTTGCGGATGCGCTTGCCGGTGTGGCCGGTCCAGGCCCCGGAGCGGACCCGTTCGGCGAAGTCGGCCATCTTGTCGAGGACGGCGTGCACCGCGGGGACGACGTTCTCCCCGTCGACCTCGATCACCGCGTCGCGCGGGGCGCGCAGGGCGGTGTGCAGCACGGCGCGGTCCTCGGTGGTGTTGATCTTCTCGCCGCGGAACATGGCGTCCCGCAGCCCGAACACGTCGGTCGCGGCGGCCAGCTCGCGCAGCAGCCGCAGCGTCTCGTCGGTGACGAGGTGCTTGGAGTAGTCGATGTGCAGGTCGCCGACCTGCAGGGTGTACCCCGTGCCACGGCCCGGGTCAGCGGCGAACAGCTCCCGCAGTCCCACACCGTCGAGCTCCTCACGGTGCTCGGCGAGCGCGGTCCACTCGGGGGTCTGGTTGAGCCTGGTACGGCCGTCTGCGTTCATGTCCGACTTCAGCCTTCTTTCGTGCCTGTCCCAGCTGTTCCAACCTAATTGATCAGCGCGGGACGTGAGCCGTCGTGACGTCGCCGTCCGGCGCATCAACAGATACGTCCCGCCCGCGCCCGGGTATCAGCGCGAGGACGGCCAGGACGAAGAAGGCGGCGGTGAGCAGCGCGGGGGTGTTGGGGCCCCAGGCGGTGGCGACGGCCCCGCCGAGCAGAGCGCCGACCGGGGCGCCGGCGACGGCCAGGGTGCGGAAGGCGGAGGCGACCCGGCCCAGCCGGTCGGCGGGGGTCCGCCGCTGCATCAGGGTCGTGGTGTTGACGTTCCACACCATGCCCATGAAGCCGAAGACGGCGAGGGCCGCGGCCAGCGCCGTCTGGCTGCGCACGGCACCCATGACGACCAGAGCGCCGATCTGCACGAGCCCGGCGAGCAGCACGGCCCGGGTCAGCCCGAGCCGGGCGGTGACCGGCCCGTGCCCGACCCCGCCCGCCAGGCTCCCGGCGGCGTACGCGGTGGAGGCGACGGCGTAACCGGTGGTGCCCGCGTCGAGCCAGCCGGTGACCAGGACGACCAGGGTGGCGACGAGGGCGCCCATGCCGATGTTGCACAGGGCGGTCGCGGCGCACAGGCCGCGCAGGACCCGGTCGCGCCACAGGGTGCGCAGCCCGTCGGCGATCTCCCGGCGCAGGGTGCTGCCGGCGGGCCGGGGCGCCTTGCCGGGCGGCGGGGTGCGCAGGGAGGCGACGAGGGCGGCGGCCACCAGGAAGGTCGCCGCGTCGGCGAGGAAGGGGGCGGCGGCGCCGGCCATGAGCAGCAGCGGCACGGCGGGCGCCCCGAGCAGTCCGCCGGCGATGCGCTGCCCGGTCATCAGCCGGGCGTTCGCAGCGCCCAGCGCGTCCGGGTCCACCAGGGCGGGGAGCAGGGCGGTGGCGGCGTTGTCGAACAGGGTCTGGAGCGTGGTCAGGGTGAAGGCGAGGGCGATGAGCAGGCCGATCGACGCGTGTCCGAGCGCCACGGCGACCGCGAAGACGGCGACCAGGGCGCCCCGTAAGGCGTCCACCGTCCACATCGCGCGCCGCTGGTCGACCCGGTCGGCGACGGCGCCGCCGAGCAGGCCGAAGACGATCCACGGCAGATAGCCGCAGGCGGTGACCGCGGCGATCAGCAGGGGCCGGTCGGTCAGTGTGACGGCGAGGAGCGGCAGGGCGGCCGTACGCAGGGAGTCGCCGAAGGCGGAGAGCACGGCGGCGCCCCACAGCCGGCCGAATCCGCCACGCCAGGCGGGCGCGCGCACGCCCGTCTCCCCCGTCGTCGACACAGGTCCCCCTCCCGGTGCGTCGACGCGTGGGCGCCGACGAGAACCACCGTAGAGGGCACCACTGACAACGGCCGCGGAGCGCGGACGGGGCGGGGGGTGACACGGCTCCGGCCGGGTGCCCTGGGGCACCCGGCCGGTCGTCGATGTCTAGGGCCCTTCGTTTGGATCAGCCCGGCTGGGGCCGACGGGACATGGTGACGTGCCCGAGCGGGGTCTGGTGCGTGCAACTGCAAGGCGCAGGAGGGCGTCGACGCGATAGGGGCCCCTCCCGCGCGAGCGAAGCCGAGCGTGGGGGAGTCGGCAACCGACGACAACGCCGCAGATGCGCGTGCCGGCCCCCGCGACGCCGGGATGATCCAAACGAAAGGCCCTAGATCTCGCCGCGCAGTTTGGCGAGCGCCTCGGCGAGGATCGCCTCGCCGTCCGCGTCGCTGCGCCGCTCCCGTACGTACGCGAGGTGCGTCTTGTACGGTTCGGTGCGCGGCGGGTCCGGCGGGTTGTCCCGGTCCTGTCCGGCGGGGAAGCCACAGCGGGGGCAGTCCCAGGTCTCGGGAACCTGCGCGTCGCTTGCGAAGCTGGGCTGCGTCTCGTGCCCGTTGGAGCACCAGAAGGAGATGCGCAGACGCGGTGCGGACTCGCCGCGCTCGGCCTCGCCCATCGGCCCCGCCCCGACCCGGCTTCCTCGGATCGCGTTGCCACTTGCCACGGTCGTAACTCCCTGCGTGATGGTGCCGCAAAGCGAGTCGGCGTTTCGCTTCGCTGCGAGCGCCTCAGTCTACGTAAGGCCCAACGCGCGTCCAGTGATTGGAGTTACAAGCCCCCCACACCTAGACGCAAGCCCCATGATAGGCCGCGCTGAGCTGCGCGTACCGAACATGGGGCCTTACGTGAAAACGGGTGCGTGCCGGTCAGTTGTTCACCTTGATCAGCATGCCGAGCACGACAATGCACGCGAACCACAGCAAACCGACCACCACGGTGATCCGGTCCAGGTTGCGCTCGGCGACGGAGGAGCCGCCGACGGACGACTGCATGCCGCCACCGAACATGTCGGAGAGGCCGCCGCCCTTCCCCTTGTGCATCAGCACCAGCAGCATCAGCAACCCGCTGAAGACGATCAGGGCGATCGAGAACCCCAAAACCACGGCTGGACCAACTCTCTCGGACTCGGATGAACGACGGGGGCACGGCAGCCGCGCGGAGCGAGCCACGCATCGAGGCCTACCATGCCCCCGCAAGGGTACGACGGATCGCCGCTATGGCCTACTCACTGGTCACGGAAACGCACGATCTTGACGAACTCGTCCGCGTCCAGCGAGGCACCGCCCACCAGGGCGCCGTCGATGTCGGCCTGCGCCATGATCTCGGCGACATTGCCCGACTTCACGGAGCCGCCGTACTGGATGCGGACCTTGTCGGCCACGTCCTGCGTGTACAGCTCGGCGATCTTGCCGCGGATGGCGGCGCAGACCTCCTGCGCGTCCTCGGCGCCGCAGACCTTGCCGGTGCCGATGGCCCAGACGGGCTCGTAGGCGATCACGACGGTCTCGGCCTGCTCGGCGGGGAGGTCCTTCAGACCGCCCTCGACCTGGGCGAGCGTGTGCGAGACGTGGTTGCCCGCCTCACGGACGTCCAGCTCCTCGCCGACGCACAGGATCGGGGTCAGACCGTGCTTGTAGGCGGCCTTGACCTTGGCGTTGACGAGCTCGTCGGTCTCGGCGTGGTACTGGCGGCGCTCGGAGTGGCCGACCGCCACGTACGTGCACTTCAGCTTGGCCAGCATCGACCCGGAGATCTCGCCGGTGTAGGCGCCGGAGTCGTGCGCGGAGAGGTCCTGGGCGCCGTACTTGATCTTCAGCTTGTCGCCGTCGACCAGGGTCTGCACCGAGCGCAGGTCCGTGAAGGGCGGCAGGACCGCGACCTCGACGGCCTCGTAGTCCTTGTCGGCCAGGGCGAAGGCGAGCTTCTGGACGTGCGCGATGGCCTCGAGGTGGTTGAGGTTCATCTTCCAGTTGCCCGCCATCAGCGGCGTGCGCGTGCTCATAAAGAGTCAGTCCTCCAGTGCGGCGAGGCCGGGGAGCGTCTTGCCCTCGAGGTATTCGAGGGAGGCGCCGCCTCCGGTCGAGATGTGGCCGAATGCCGTCTCGTCGAAGCCCAGGGTACGGACGGCCGCGGCGGAGTCGCCGCCGCCCACCACGGTGAAGCCCTTGGAGTCGACGAGCGCCTGGGCGAC containing:
- the tpiA gene encoding triose-phosphate isomerase; its protein translation is MSTRTPLMAGNWKMNLNHLEAIAHVQKLAFALADKDYEAVEVAVLPPFTDLRSVQTLVDGDKLKIKYGAQDLSAHDSGAYTGEISGSMLAKLKCTYVAVGHSERRQYHAETDELVNAKVKAAYKHGLTPILCVGEELDVREAGNHVSHTLAQVEGGLKDLPAEQAETVVIAYEPVWAIGTGKVCGAEDAQEVCAAIRGKIAELYTQDVADKVRIQYGGSVKSGNVAEIMAQADIDGALVGGASLDADEFVKIVRFRDQ